One window from the genome of Treponema sp. OMZ 838 encodes:
- a CDS encoding aldolase/citrate lyase family protein, with product MEPNNTKKNRIRRTMMFLNAQRPSLLKDAYIYRSDSLMFDLEDAVAEREKDSARFSLYHALTSIDYQGCEKVVRINGLDTPHYKEDIRVCVAAGADTIRIPKCETRDDVLHVAELVSAAEKEYGRAEGSTLLMAAIESPRGVINALAICEASERMMGIALGAGDYIRNLHTVKSDSGVELLGARSQLVIAARAAGIQCFDTAYLDVDNIEGFKREVALIKQMGFDGKSLISPKQIAPVHELYTPTEKEISHAEKIIVQLEENKKKGIGVFTIDGKMVDIALLEGAQRTINYAKASGVYKGAL from the coding sequence ATGGAACCGAATAACACGAAAAAGAACAGGATACGGCGGACGATGATGTTTTTGAATGCGCAGCGCCCGTCTTTGCTGAAGGATGCGTATATTTACCGATCAGACAGCTTGATGTTCGACCTTGAGGATGCGGTAGCCGAGCGGGAAAAGGATTCCGCCCGTTTTTCACTGTACCATGCGCTGACGTCAATCGATTATCAGGGCTGCGAAAAAGTGGTGCGCATCAACGGACTCGACACGCCGCATTATAAAGAAGATATACGGGTATGCGTCGCAGCGGGGGCGGACACGATCCGTATTCCGAAATGCGAAACACGGGACGATGTGCTGCATGTTGCCGAATTAGTAAGTGCTGCAGAGAAAGAATACGGACGGGCAGAAGGTTCAACCTTACTGATGGCAGCCATTGAATCCCCGCGCGGAGTGATCAATGCGCTTGCGATCTGCGAGGCTTCGGAGCGGATGATGGGTATTGCACTCGGTGCAGGGGACTATATCCGCAATCTGCACACGGTAAAGTCGGATTCCGGGGTAGAGCTGTTGGGAGCTCGGTCTCAACTGGTGATTGCGGCGCGGGCTGCGGGCATTCAATGCTTCGATACGGCCTACCTCGATGTAGATAATATCGAAGGCTTTAAACGGGAAGTCGCGCTGATTAAGCAGATGGGCTTTGACGGCAAATCGTTGATCAGCCCCAAGCAGATTGCACCGGTGCATGAGCTGTATACACCGACTGAAAAAGAGATTAGCCATGCGGAAAAAATCATCGTTCAGCTGGAAGAAAATAAGAAGAAAGGAATTGGTGTCTTTACCATTGACGGGAAGATGGTTGATATTGCATTACTTGAGGGAGCACAGCGGACAATCAACTATGCGAAAGCCTCCGGTGTGTATAAAGGAGCGTTGTGA